One Candidatus Angelobacter sp. genomic window, CGACGAATCCGGCGGAGAACCAGCGCTGGTGGTAGGCGCAGGCATTCCGAAGGAATGGCTCGATATGACCATGGGCGTGAAGGGGCTTTCGACGCGACTCGGCAGAGTGGATTGGGAATGGCGCAAGGGCCGAATGACTGTCTGGATTCGCGGTGAGAAGTGCGCCGTGAAACTGGGACCGGCTTTTCCCGGAGACGCCAAGGTCAAGGTGAAGGATTAGCGGCTCGTCCATCCGGCTGCGTTTCCGTCACAGGGAAGGCGGACTGTCGCAAGGTGCTCCTCTATCCTGACACTTGCGACCCGGCCGACGATTCGACACAAGTGTTCGGGAGAAAGCGAAACGACGGATGGAAGCGGGACCTTTCGTGCGGCGGGCGTTCGCGCGTCCGGTGGCGTGCCGCCGGTTGTTGTTGTTGGGTTTCCGGTGTCGCTACCGGTTCAGTGAGCATCGATAGACAAACGCGGGTGGAACGTTCTTCCACACGATGCGACTGGTCTTCACCTCTGCAAAATGGCTCTCCAGACGTTCGCGGAAACGGCGCGCTCGCGGCAGCCAGCGGGCATGCACATAAGTGAACGTCATGAACATCCCGTCCGGTGCGAGCGAGGCGAGAATTGCCGAGAGGATCTGTTCCTGCACTTTCACCCGCATGTTCGCCCATGGCAATCCACTGATGATGTAGTCGGCCTTCGTCCGGCGATGTTGTGTGAGGTATTTCTGAATCTTCTCCGCGGAATCGTGATAAACGCACAAGCCGGGGAAGCGCTGGCGCAGACCGCGCACGTGCTCGTCATCCAATTCCAGCGCCAAAAACGCGGTATGTCGGCCGATGCGCTCGAGAATAGGGCGGGTAAACGCGCCCGTACCCGGACCGAACTCGACGACCGTCCGGGCCCTTTTCAGGTCGCATCCGCAGAGCATGGCCTGCGCGAGCGCGGGAGAACTGGGTGCGAGTGAGCCGACACGTGCCGGCTCGCGCAGGAACGCGCCGAGGAACCGCAGCCGCTCCGCCACCGCCGGGTCAAGCTTGCCCAACAGACCGGGGGAAGCTCCGCTTGCGGTGTTGCCGCGCGTCCGCGCGTGGACTGCGGAATAATTATTCATGCCGTTCGTCGCGCCCATTCCCGGAGGTTTTCCCGTTGCGCCTTCCCGGATTGATCTCTGCTTCCGGGTTTCCCCGTCAAATATGACTGAATAAAAGATGATGAAGCGGGGCGAGCCGCGCAAGCCAATCCTTCGGAAATTTCCGGCGCGAGGCTGAGAACGATTTGGACGATTGCACGCGGCGACGAAGTGGGCTATTTCTCTGAAATCAATTGTGAACCCGGAAACTGAGCCTCCGCG contains:
- a CDS encoding methyltransferase yields the protein MGATNGMNNYSAVHARTRGNTASGASPGLLGKLDPAVAERLRFLGAFLREPARVGSLAPSSPALAQAMLCGCDLKRARTVVEFGPGTGAFTRPILERIGRHTAFLALELDDEHVRGLRQRFPGLCVYHDSAEKIQKYLTQHRRTKADYIISGLPWANMRVKVQEQILSAILASLAPDGMFMTFTYVHARWLPRARRFRERLESHFAEVKTSRIVWKNVPPAFVYRCSLNR